gcccGCTCGTGCaggtaccgccaggagttctTCTATTTCCTGTACCACTTACCTGTAACAGTGAATATTTTTCCTATACTTGCCTACGCGAAAGTCAGCTGCTGCAACTGAGCAGTTGCTCCTTTTCCTCATTTAGAAGTTAGGGTTGATCTGGTGGAGGTGCTAATTTGTTGTTAGTTGATTTTCCTAAATGAAGTAATGGATGGTAGTGGCATGTTCTAAGTTCTAACATGGGCGAGGTTGAGCCAAGCTTGCTCACTTTCTGGATTCAcaaattcctttttttccctcgaGGAAGGAGTAGTCACATATTGGCTTCCACGGTCCACACGTGATTAGCTGAGGCCATTACGCACCGAATTTCAACGGCAAAATTTGTGAGCATTAGATGTGCAGAAGATTTTGCCTCAATAGATTTGCTGTGGTTCTTTCGTTTACCTACTTTCATTATTTCATCTAATTATGTACCTTTTGATCTGGGTGAGAGAAGTGCCCATATGATACATAAAAGCAACTTATAAGAGGCAGCAAGTCTGGCATAAGCAAActgctataattttttgaggTAGACCCATAACGGCAGGTCATCTATCTTTACCAAGAGTACTGGTTTAATGACTGGATCGTACTTGAAAAGGAATACCCTGTTCCTGCTTAGACATATTTTGAACCAAAATACAGTTGCAAGTCGGTGATTATGTTGCCAGTCAATTATATCATCATGATCAGATTCATGTGGCAGTATGTCTTGTCTCATGTTTTGTGTTAACTCTACTTAGTTTGGCTTTGAGCTCGCAACAATGATGTTTCACCAGTTTCtccataaataataataaataaataaacccaGAACACAAGAATGCTTTGTGctgaatgtatatatttatgtttgggACCTGTCTTGTAAAGCCTGCATATGGAGATGGTATGCTTCCTGATGGTTGGAAGTACTTCACAACTCACAACACGTTAACTATGAATTGTTatgtttcttccttttttgaCTTAAATGCAATCGCTGTCCTTTCCTTTGATGCATATTTCTTCTAACAGCAATTTATTCATGCCCAGTCCTAAGATTACATCTATCTTTGTAGTAAACTGTCATCCTAATTTGTCAGCAGATCCCTGAGAACTTTATTTCTCGAAGAGTGCCCTATTACCGATAAGGGTGGTGAATGGCTTCATGAACTTGCTGTCAATAATTCTGTTCTGGTGACACTGAACTTCTACATGACTGAACTCAAAGTGGCGCCAGCTGATCTAGAGCTTCTTGCAAAGAACTGCAAGTCATTGATTTCATTGAAGATGAGTGAGTGTGATCTTTCAGATCTTATTAGTTTTTTCCAAGCAGCCAATGCTCTGCAAGACTTTGCTGGAGGAGCATTCTATGAGGTAGAAGAGCTCACCAAGTATGAAAAAGTTAAGTTCCCACCCAGATTATGCTTGTTGGGGCTTACCTACATGGGGACAAATGAGATGCCTGTTATCTTCCCTTTTTCGATGAAGCTCAAGAAACTGGACTTGCAGTACACTTTTCTCACGACGGAAGATCATTGTCAGATTATTGCAAAATGTCCCAACCTACTAATTCTTGAGGTAATATGTCCTGCATACAAGTATTGACTGTGTATAAATTAGTGGCTGCCATGCCATTTTAACTGACAATGTAGATGTCCTCAACAGGTGAGGAATGTGATTGGAGATAGAGGACTAGAAGTTGTTGGTGATACATGCAAGAAGCTACGTAGACTCCGAATTGAGCGGGGCGATGATGATCCAGGTCTGCAGGAAGAGCAAGGAGGAGTTTCTCAGCTAGGCCTGACAGCCGTTGCTGTTGGTTGCCGTGAATTGGAGTACATAGCTGCCTACGTATCGGATATCACCAATGGGGCCCTGGAGTCTATCGGAACTTTCTGCAAAAATCTTTACGACTTTCGGCTTGTGCTACTTGACAGAGAAAGGCAGGTAACAGATCTGCCACTTGACAATGGTGTCCGTGCTCTATTAAGAAATTGCACAAAACTTCGGAGGTTTGCGCTCTACCTTAGACCAGGAGGGCTTTCAGATGATGGACTTGGCTACATCGGACAGTTCAGTGGAAATATACAATACATGCTGCTGGGAAATGTTGGTGAATCTGACCATGGATTGATCCGCTTTGCAGTAGGCTGCACCAACCTGCAGAAGCTTGAATTGAGAAGCTGCTGCTTCAGCGAGCGAGCTTTGTCCCTCGCTGTACTGCAGATGCCCTCCCTGAGGTACATATGGGTGCAAGGATACAGAGCATCTCAAACAGGTCTTGACCTCCTGCTCATGGCCAGGCCTTTCTGGAACATCGAGTTTACGCCTCCAAGCCCTGAGAGTTTTAATCATATCACAGAAGATGGAGAACCCTGTGTGGATAGTCATGCTCAGGTTCTTGCCTACTATTCCCTTGCTGGAAGGAGGTCTGACTGCCCTCAGTGGGTGATCCCCTTGCATCCTGCGtgattgtaaatatgtcaagTTGCGTGTACCTTCCTGTCTATCCCTGGGGCATAAGCATGGCCTAGTATGGTTATTGTAAGAACCTTAGCTTACCACGTTTGTGATTGTGCTCGAATAAGCTACTAGTAGTACTTTAGCCGGGGTCTATAGTGCAATAAGATGTTGTACTTGTGTTACCTATCTAATCCTAGGAAGCTGTATACTAAGTTGCTCTGTAACTGTAAGAGTGATCTGTGCTTTGGTCCTGACCTGAGAGTTGTGAGATGTACTCCATTGTAAGTATCAGAAATCCATATGTTTCTGGGTTCTTTTTTGGCCTATGCTATATGCCTATATAAGCGGGGGGTTTGGTGTCGTAGTTGCTTCAGTTGGCATAGACACATCAACACCAGTAACCAGTTGTGCTGAAAACAACCGCTCCGCTGCGAAAAACCAACTGCTGCTTCTTCCACGATGATCCAGTAAGAATAGCGTAACACGACGGCCATCCGGCATCCGTGCACAAAGTGTCAAAGTTTGCAAGTTGAGAGGAGAGGCCCCTGCACGTAGCGACTAACGAGTACTTAACCGATCCTCGGTGGCAAGCGGGCGACTGGAACGAATGGCCGAGCGCCATGGAATTTGTGCTGCCTCACCACTTAGGGACGCCGGGCCGCGACAAGGTCGCGTACATGGCATAAAAGAAAAGCCACTGTTTGGTGAAGACTAAATTAATGGCTACCGAACAAAAGGCGTGCATTTGAGGCTTGCCACAAAATTTACGGGTGGGGGCGGATTTCCCCGTCAAGACAAGGACGTCTCTGTCGGCTTGTGTTCAGGGAATGAACTGACCGAAAAAGAAGCGGCTTGATGTAAACACGCCAAGAGTAGGAGACTGTACGTACCTCCTGTCTCTTGTTATACTACTCGAACACTTGTCCGCGGCGCTAGCGTGTACAGCGGATTCCATGAATGGAGTCACCCTCATGTGATTTCGATTGTTCGATAGTAGTTTCAAGAACAGTCTGAATAAAGCCACTGCTGTCGAAAGGCATCAAGGATAGTGATTCAGGTTGCAGTTCATGGCTTTGATGCGATCAGTGTGTCGTTTAGCTTTCGATACTGTTCCAAATTGCATCCTATGTTGTTTTCAGCTTTTAAAAGCTGGTGCAAATAACATTTCAATTTCCAAATTGTCAAGCACAGTTGCCCCCAAATAGATTGGTAACCTTGAGCGTGTTTGGTACCTTCAGAACCCGTAGCCTGCTCAATGAGTGCGCAGCACCGCCGATTCTTTGGGCATGATGACTGTCCGCAGTGATGTTCATATCGATACTACCTTATCATCGCCGtcaatatactttttttttgataaaagacTAAAATGAGTCGTGCTTTTACTGAAAACAAATTGTTTAGGGTTGGGGTTACTAGCTTACATTATTAGATCCAGAAACacaacaaaacattttttgaTCACATCTTACACATGCTGCACCAGGATACCAACACCTCCTAAGCCATCTCTAAACAAACTCCAAGCGCttaaaactaaacaacacAGATCTCCTAACCCACTCTAGCGCGCTCCCTAGAATACttcatgatattttctttaatttctcTTATCATGTAGTCCATgctttcctcttcttcctgcCTCAGAAGCGTCTTCCAATACCTAAAAGAGAAATAATACGATAAACAACAGTTAACGGcgatggaaatatttttttcctaaaaatcaTATCGTTTGTAGTTATCCAAAGATTGCAGCACACCGCAGCAAGTAGAGCAATCCGAACTCTGACAAATTTATTTCCAGCTCGCCCTAGCACCATCCGGTGGTAATATTCAAAATTGAAACCTCACCCCAACGTATCTCTACAAATACACTAAACAAAAACAGTTATAGGACAACCAAACAAGATACAATTAGCATCTTCTAGCATATTACATAAACAGCACCCCatcctatctttttttttactgaacaACTGTTTGAATTCTATCCTTATCAGCTAACAATAAGGATAGAATTCAAACAGTTGTTCTCAGAAAAGTGACTCTCGATTCTCGTACTCGATTCCCTATAGAATCAGCAAAATCTAATCCAAACAATTATTTTGTGATTCTGATTCTGAGGTGAAACAGGAGAAACGATTCTCATTTTTACACATGCCACGTGAATCTAGAAAAAACGGGTTTCCCACTTGAATCCAACCAACCAAATATAGAGATACCCCTagattttatgaaaaattacccaccaatGCCACCGATATACCCCTtcccacctcctctctccaTCAGAACAGATCGCACACGATACAGATCGCGCACGGTAGGGCATCGGCGATCTGCCCCCGaccaacgacgacgacgccgcccccACCGACGCCGCTGCCGCACCGGACCGCCGTCGAGCCCGACTTGGCAGCCACCCCAACCGTCGCGAATCAGATCCGGAGTGCTTCCTGCTGCCTGAGTGCAAGCCGCCGAAGTGCTCCCTGCCGCCTGAGTGCTTGCCGCCGCAGTGCTGCCTGCCGACGCCCCCGAACGCCGTTGCAGCCGCCCCCGGTCGTGGCGCTTCTTCTCTGCGAGAGCCCGAACAGCAGCAAGAAATTACTTCTCTTCAAGGGTATACTACTTTTCTACTTTTCTATTTGCTAGCTGTTACTTTAAGAATAAAAAGATTAGCTAGCTATTGACGTTCTTGTCAAGCATACAACTGCAgcaattgtttattttatgattataGTAGTTATCTGCCTCCTGAACATAGGTAGCTAGTAGTACTACTTTTTTATGATCATAGCTAGTTGTAGTAGTACTTGTTTATGACGGTTACAAGTTACAGTACTTTGACAATAATTTATGATCACAAGCTATGGCACTTACAACCGTGTGATAATGAAGTATAGTATGTCGTCTGTTTTTGCCATGCCATCCAACATAAGCCGAATATTGTTTTTGCCATGCCATCCAACATAAGCCGAATATTCTAAAGTGATGAGAGCATGCTTTGAACagtattttttatgtagaTGGACCCATCAGAAGATGAATTGAATGGAGCAAATAATGCTGAATGGACAGATGAGAATACTAGGATAGTTTGTGAGTTGTTTGCATTTGAAGTTAGGGATGGAAAG
This is a stretch of genomic DNA from Oryza brachyantha chromosome 1, ObraRS2, whole genome shotgun sequence. It encodes these proteins:
- the LOC102716548 gene encoding coronatine-insensitive protein homolog 1a — translated: MGGEVPEPRRLNRALSFDDWVPDEALHLVMGYVDDPRDREAASRVCRRWHRIDALTRKHVTVAFCYATHPARLRERFPRLESLSLKGKPRAAMYGLIPDDWGAYAGPWIDELAAPLECLKALHLRRMTVTDANIAALVRARGHMLQELKLDKCIGFSTDALRLVARSCRSLRTLFLEECPITDKGGEWLHELAVNNSVLVTLNFYMTELKVAPADLELLAKNCKSLISLKMSECDLSDLISFFQAANALQDFAGGAFYEVEELTKYEKVKFPPRLCLLGLTYMGTNEMPVIFPFSMKLKKLDLQYTFLTTEDHCQIIAKCPNLLILEVRNVIGDRGLEVVGDTCKKLRRLRIERGDDDPGLQEEQGGVSQLGLTAVAVGCRELEYIAAYVSDITNGALESIGTFCKNLYDFRLVLLDRERQVTDLPLDNGVRALLRNCTKLRRFALYLRPGGLSDDGLGYIGQFSGNIQYMLLGNVGESDHGLIRFAVGCTNLQKLELRSCCFSERALSLAVLQMPSLRYIWVQGYRASQTGLDLLLMARPFWNIEFTPPSPESFNHITEDGEPCVDSHAQVLAYYSLAGRRSDCPQWVIPLHPA